GGACGGCCCGGTAGGAACACCGGGCCGCCCCATGGGTGTCTTATTCGATTCCGAGCTCCGCACAGGCATCCGCGTACTCGCTTGTGCAGACGTCGTCGGTCGTGTAGATCTCGGCCTCGAAGATCTTCTCTTTGACGTTCTCAGAGGTCACGACCTCCGGAACGAAGAGTGCCGATGGCGTGTCGAACAGTTCCGTGTCGGCTTCGGGGGTGTCACCGTTGATGTATCCGACAGCGACTTCGGCAGCTTTCTCGGCGACGATGCTGATCGGCTTGGAGATGGTGTTGTACTGATCTCCCGAGATCACGCGCTGGATCGCGGCGACTTCGGCGTCGTTTCCGGTCACGGGAGGCAGGTCGCTGACCCCAGCCGCCTTGAACGCGGCGATGGTTCCGCCCGCGGTACCGTCGTTAGCTGCAACTACACCAACGACGTCATCGCGAAACTGCGAGATCTGACCCGATACCCAGTCCTGGGCCTTCTGAGGCACCCAATCGGGAGTGTCGTACGACGCAAGCACGTCGAACCCGCTGTCTTCGACAGCCTCGACGGAACCTTCCTTGATCAGCATCGCTGCGTCGTCCGACGGCGATCCGTTCACCATGAGAAGACCGCCCTCGGTGATCCCCTCGTCGGCGAGATGATCAATCAACGACTGCGCGATAAGCGCACCGATCTCTTTGTTGTCGAACGAGACGTAGAAGTCGGCGGGCACACTGGGCACCGGCCGGTCGTATGTGACGACCTTGATGTCGGAGGCCTGAGCAGATTGAAC
The Paramicrobacterium chengjingii DNA segment above includes these coding regions:
- a CDS encoding ABC transporter substrate-binding protein — protein: MMRAQLTKVALVGAAASLLMGSLAGCSAADEGSGEAGGKIAFLMPDRASTRYEEQDSPLFKKKVAELCENCEVLYQNADGDAAKQQQQVESMVAQGVDVIVIDAVDTTAAASSVQSAQASDIKVVTYDRPVPSVPADFYVSFDNKEIGALIAQSLIDHLADEGITEGGLLMVNGSPSDDAAMLIKEGSVEAVEDSGFDVLASYDTPDWVPQKAQDWVSGQISQFRDDVVGVVAANDGTAGGTIAAFKAAGVSDLPPVTGNDAEVAAIQRVISGDQYNTISKPISIVAEKAAEVAVGYINGDTPEADTELFDTPSALFVPEVVTSENVKEKIFEAEIYTTDDVCTSEYADACAELGIE